One Planctomycetota bacterium genomic window carries:
- a CDS encoding prepilin-type N-terminal cleavage/methylation domain-containing protein produces MWNVECGVKKDGGRGVRGAAWSSFRTPRSKLRTGFTLVEMLVVIAIILLLLGLVVGAVGQFSKQGVITATNSFLNAIAIAASAYERDCKGYPPSDYTQITGSANATTFGSAKGNYANWNGGELLTQAILGSMTAGKPSAAYDDGKPGAGFKIGTVTYGPYLKINNDQTVQARFDADASGGQTSGEVYNTSTFPKRDGAYVLTMPSSGVHAPILYYRKSLTGKLGLLNDSTEANRIWGTAGAFNRTENDTLINVAIDTSDNASTPSPRIENNPSIIIEGYWALANSSGGPTTGAVEGLTLSMRTAEFILVAAGPDDKFGTADDIVWPGP; encoded by the coding sequence ATGTGGAATGTGGAATGCGGAGTGAAGAAGGACGGCGGACGCGGCGTGCGCGGAGCGGCATGGTCTTCCTTCCGCACTCCCCGCTCCAAACTCCGCACGGGCTTCACGCTCGTCGAAATGCTCGTCGTCATCGCCATCATTCTGCTCCTGCTCGGGCTGGTCGTCGGCGCGGTCGGGCAGTTCTCCAAGCAGGGCGTGATCACGGCGACCAACTCGTTTCTGAACGCCATCGCTATCGCCGCCAGTGCCTACGAACGCGACTGCAAGGGCTACCCGCCCAGCGACTACACGCAGATCACCGGCAGCGCCAACGCCACGACGTTCGGCTCCGCCAAGGGCAACTACGCCAACTGGAACGGCGGCGAGCTGCTCACGCAGGCGATCCTCGGCTCGATGACCGCCGGCAAACCGTCCGCGGCGTACGACGACGGCAAGCCCGGCGCCGGATTCAAGATCGGCACCGTGACCTATGGTCCCTACCTGAAAATCAACAACGATCAGACGGTGCAGGCGCGCTTCGACGCCGACGCCAGCGGCGGGCAGACGAGCGGTGAAGTCTACAACACCTCGACCTTCCCCAAACGCGACGGGGCCTACGTGTTGACCATGCCGTCCAGCGGCGTGCACGCGCCGATTCTCTACTACCGCAAGAGTCTGACCGGCAAGCTCGGCCTGCTCAACGACAGCACCGAAGCGAACCGCATCTGGGGTACCGCCGGGGCGTTTAATCGCACTGAAAACGACACGCTCATCAACGTCGCCATCGACACCTCCGACAACGCGTCGACGCCCTCCCCGCGCATCGAAAACAATCCGAGCATCATCATCGAGGGCTATTGGGCGCTGGCCAACTCCAGCGGTGGTCCGACGACCGGCGCGGTCGAGGGATTGACGTTGAGCATGCGCACCGCGGAATTCATCCTCGTCGCCGCGGGACCGGATGACAAATTCGGCACGGCCGACGACATCGTCTGGCCCGGCCCCTGA